In Candidatus Poribacteria bacterium, the following proteins share a genomic window:
- the dcm gene encoding DNA (cytosine-5-)-methyltransferase yields MTSTAIKTTVELFAGIGGFRLAAARSGLQTLWANDICPKACRVYRSRFGDAEIHQGDIRELTHEIPSHDLLTAGFPCQPFSSAGQKKGFRDPRGLLFSAIVDTLREHRPPYFILENVKRLLLMEKGVHFATVLSLLMELGYYVEWRLVNTRHFGLAQNRERVLILGSLDVKDNHPPIRLATLTDLCEGLENNFRWVTDISSWLELEKHRRNFANWGLAFRQRFFSRNLECFSEVKPSVTLRSVLQPTVDPTFDFTESTLQRLEESTRINRFLDGVQLLYNQKRGARMGYTVFGIDGIAPTLTAATSRHYERYKIGDRYRRLTNVEYARLQGFPDDHCSAVSIYNQYALYGNAIPPVLANWVIDKILQNRVTSLENVKEQQLHLFQEPITYADKNGIT; encoded by the coding sequence ATGACTTCTACAGCAATCAAAACGACAGTTGAACTCTTTGCGGGCATAGGCGGATTTCGTTTAGCTGCCGCTCGGAGTGGACTTCAGACATTGTGGGCGAATGATATTTGCCCCAAAGCTTGTCGGGTTTATCGTAGTCGATTTGGAGATGCTGAAATTCATCAAGGTGATATTCGAGAATTAACCCATGAGATTCCTTCACACGATTTACTCACGGCTGGTTTTCCTTGTCAGCCGTTCAGTAGTGCTGGCCAAAAAAAGGGGTTTCGCGACCCAAGGGGCCTGCTGTTCTCCGCTATTGTGGATACTTTAAGAGAGCATCGTCCCCCTTATTTTATTTTGGAAAACGTGAAGCGGCTGCTTCTAATGGAAAAAGGTGTCCATTTTGCGACGGTGCTTTCTTTACTAATGGAATTGGGGTATTACGTTGAATGGCGTCTAGTCAATACGAGACACTTCGGTTTAGCGCAGAATCGTGAGCGTGTACTTATATTAGGTTCTTTGGATGTGAAAGATAACCATCCACCGATTAGGCTCGCGACATTAACAGATCTTTGCGAGGGTTTGGAAAACAATTTTCGCTGGGTCACTGATATATCAAGTTGGCTTGAACTTGAAAAACATCGTCGGAATTTTGCCAATTGGGGTTTGGCGTTTCGTCAACGCTTTTTTTCCCGTAACTTGGAATGCTTTTCGGAGGTGAAACCAAGTGTGACGTTACGCAGTGTTCTGCAACCTACTGTTGACCCAACTTTTGACTTCACAGAGAGCACTTTACAACGCTTAGAAGAAAGTACACGGATAAATAGATTTCTTGATGGGGTTCAACTCCTCTATAATCAAAAGAGAGGAGCTCGTATGGGGTACACGGTGTTTGGTATTGACGGAATCGCCCCTACACTTACAGCGGCCACTAGCCGACATTACGAACGTTACAAAATAGGAGATCGCTATCGGCGCTTAACAAATGTGGAATATGCTCGGCTGCAAGGTTTCCCAGATGATCACTGCTCTGCTGTCTCCATTTATAACCAATACGCTTTATACGGCAATGCCATTCCGCCTGTACTCGCGAATTGGGTAATTGATAAAATTTTGCAAAACCGTGTGACTTCGTTGGAAAACGTAAAAGAACAACAACTCCATCTTTTTCAGGAGCCGATAACCTATGCTGACAAAAATGGAATTACGTGA